DNA from Desulfuromonas sp. AOP6:
CCGATGGATGCTCAACTCGACCCTCTCCTGGATGCCGAAGGAGGGGTCGCCGGCGTGACCATATCCCTTCACCTGCACCATGAATGTCCGTATTTTCATCAGAGCGTTGAATGTCAGCATCTGATCGATCTGGGTAAAACAGCCTCGACCCTATCTCATGGCGTGCGCAACCCTCTCAACGCCATCAAGGGAGCGGTAGTCTATCTCAAAGACAAATACGGAAATGAAAAGAACCTGGTCGAATTTACCGAAATCATGGAAGAAGAGATTCTGCGCCTTGAGAAGTTTATCAGCGGTTTTCTCAGCACCACCTTCGATGACCTGGAGAAACGCCAGGTTGAGCTCAATCGGATCCTGAAAAAGATCGAAACCTACACCTCGCTACAAATCATGTCTCTCCCCGTGTCGCTTTCCTTCCGCTACGGAAACGTCGGATCCCTGCGGCTGAATCCTTTTCAGGTCGAGCACGCGATTCTCAATGTCATCAATAACGCGATCTCTATTCTTAAAAATGGTGGCCATGTCTCCGTGGAGACTCGACTTGAAAGCAAAAATGGGGAAAATTTTGCCGTGGTAGAGGTTGTTGATGATGGCCCCGGCATGCCCGATGACATTATCAGCTCCCTTTCTCAGCCCCAGATATGCACTGCCAGTAAGTCAGGCAAGGGCTTTGGCCTGTTTCTGACACGCGAAGCGATGGAGTGTCACGGCGGCTTTCTTCATATCGAGCGACTTACTCCAAGAGGCACCT
Protein-coding regions in this window:
- a CDS encoding HAMP domain-containing sensor histidine kinase; the protein is MALYQYVVGPDLRILSSRILQGTESADRVRPGAGLFYYHHIPRLLVDGDDAVSRVLATGESLTLQAFPFSCPHTTLPMDAQLDPLLDAEGGVAGVTISLHLHHECPYFHQSVECQHLIDLGKTASTLSHGVRNPLNAIKGAVVYLKDKYGNEKNLVEFTEIMEEEILRLEKFISGFLSTTFDDLEKRQVELNRILKKIETYTSLQIMSLPVSLSFRYGNVGSLRLNPFQVEHAILNVINNAISILKNGGHVSVETRLESKNGENFAVVEVVDDGPGMPDDIISSLSQPQICTASKSGKGFGLFLTREAMECHGGFLHIERLTPRGTSVKMGFPSETGDC